In the Lepus europaeus isolate LE1 chromosome 10, mLepTim1.pri, whole genome shotgun sequence genome, aaaaataaaatattagtagtAGGACAGGGTGGGCCAAAATACAGAGACAAAGGATTCAAttcatcaaagaaataaatgtagaTGGCTGATAAAGTAGCTTCAAGAAGCataaagggaggggctggtgctatggcatagtgggttaagctgccatctgcaatgccagaatcccatgcaggcacaggtttgagtcctggttgctccatatctgatccagctccctgctaaagcacctgggaaagcagaggatgatgactcaatcccttgggcctctgcactcatatgtgagacccagatgaagtccctgagttctggcttctgcctggctcagccctggctgttggggccatttggagagtgaaccagctgatggaatatttctctctgtctctctctctctctataattctgactttcagatacataaatagatccttttttaaaaaaggattttgtgCGGAGACGAAGATGGTGCGGTTGTGGCCTTGTTGCCTACCTCGAGCAGCGGTCGGCCTCTCCACATAGAACTCGGGAGTGGGAGATTCAGAATCgaatctcttctccctccccctcctggtTACAAATCACTTGAAATTTATAAGTTAGTGGAACTTTGCTTGAGTGAGATTTTTTTGATCTTCAGCTACATTTTTCAGCTTTGTGAAGACCCTAGCATCAAACACAATGGCAAGCAATGTTACCAACAAGACAGATCCTCGCTCCATGAACTCCCGTGTATTCATTGGGAATCTCAATACTCTTGTGGTCAAGAAGTCTGATGTAGAGGCAATCTTCTCGAAGTATGGCAAAATTGTGGGCTGCTCTGTTCACAAGGGCTTTGCCTTTGTTCAGTACGTTAATGAGAGAAATGCCCGAGCTGCAGtagcaggagaggatggcagaATGATTGCTGGCCAGGTTTTAGATATTAATCTGGCTGCAGAGCCAAAAGTGAACCGAGGAAAAGCAGGTGTGAAACGATCTGCAGCGGAGATGTACGGGTCAGTACCAGAACACCCTTCTCCGTCCCCTCTACTCAGCTCCTCTTTTGACTTGGACTATGACTTTCAACGGGATTATTATGACAGGATGTACAGCTACCCAGCAcgtgttcctcctcctcctcctattgcTCGGGCTGTAGTGCCCTCTAAACGCCAGCGTGTATCAGGAAACACCTCAAGAAGGGGAAAAAGTTTCAATTCTAAGAGTGGACAACGAGGATCTTCTTCCAAGTCTGGAAAGTTGAAAGGAGATGACCTCCAGGCCATTAAGAAGGAGTTGTCTCAGATAAAACAAAAAGTGGATTCTCTGCTGGAAAGCctggaaaaaattgaaaaggaacaGAGCAAACAAGGAGTAGAGATGAAGAATGAtaagtcagaagaggagcagagcaGCAGCTCCCAGAAGAAAGATGAGACTAATGTGAAGATGGAGTCTGAGGGGGGTGCAGATGACTCTGCTGAGGAGGGGGACCTACtggatgatgatgataatgaagaTCGGGGGGATGACCAGCTGGAGTTGATCAAGGATGATGAAAAAGAGGCTGAGGAAGGAGAGGATGACAGAGACAGCGCCAATGGCGAGGATGACTCTTAAGCACATAGTGGGGTTTAGGAATCttatcccattatttctttaccTAGGCGCTTGTCTAAGATCAAAATTTTCACCAGATCCTCTCCCCTAGTAtcttcagcacatgctcactgttCGCCCCATCCTTGTCCTTCCCATGTTCATTAATTCATATTGCCCTGCGCCTAGTCCCATTTTCACTTCCTTTGATGCTCCTAGTAGTTTTGTTAAGTCTTGCCctgtaatttttgcttttaattttgataCCTCTTTATGACTTAACAATAAAAAGGATGTATGGTTTTTATCAGCTGTCTCCAAAATAATCTCTTATTAATGCAGGGAGTACAGTTCTTCCCATTCATGAGCTCAGTAGTTGCTTCCCTAACTGCAAAAGCCATCTCATTTAGTTGAGTAGCACCTGCCAGCGGCTTTGAGTTAGAAGTGTATGCTACCCCACATAGGAGTGCTGTGTGGGGCTGTTCAACACAACTGTAACAATGTATTTTTGTGAATGAGAGTTGGCATGTCAAATGCATCCTCTAGAAAAAAAGTAGTGTAATAgtcttaatatttgttttctaaagtTGATACTGTGGGTTATTTTTGTGAACAGCCTGATGTTGGGAcctttttctcaaaataaacaagtacttattaaaccagaaaaaaacaaaaaaaaattaaaaggtaaatttgctATAACTTTAAGGACACATCTATCATTATTCTTATATTTCAATGAATTCCTTTGCATTAATTAGGGTCAAAGGGCTTACTTAACAGAGAGAAAAAACTTAAACCACAGAGTTCACACTTGTCACCTACTGTCTTTACCTAGATGAGATTTCACTTCTTCTTCCCGTTCTTCCAGGACCTAATGATGCAGTCATGTCTCTTATGTACAGATACATCCTTTCAAAACAAGATATTAGCAAATCAAGGCCATTGAGTTTAAAGAAGAAACTAAGTTTAGTTTACCCCAGGTATGAAAGGAAGATCTCATATGGTAAAATGTCCCAAGAGTCATTTATCACATTGAAAATTGCAAGAAAACTATGATTgcttcaataaatgcagagaagtTCAAAAGATTTCATACCTGcttataataaaagttattttaaaattaggaaaagaTGGTGAGGTTTGCAGCTCATAACAAGAAATATTAGAAGCCAAAGAGACAGTGAGTGTTATCCTAGATGGAAAGAACACAATCAGTGGGATCAAGGCAAGGAAGTCCATATGTGTGAGAGTTACAGCAGTGTTGACAAAGGCAGGCTGTGGTGTTCATGCCCTGGAAGACCATCGGTGTGAGCCTCAGTGACACTCGGTGACATGGGTGAGTGACAGCTACACGATGCTGAGCAGAGCAGGGTGGGCCACAGATCCAGACCCGAGTCCATGCATCCTTGCAGACAAAGCAGGTTTGGAAGTGCAGGGTCACAGCCAGCATGGAGCCCTGTGGAACTGCTCTCCTTGAAATGATGACTATAAGCggaaaaacttatttaaaaataactattaatGGGTCGGCCCTGTGGCAAttcaggtaaggctgccacctgtgatggatgctggcatcccaaatgggtgctggttcttgtcccgggtgtgccacttctgatccagctccctgctcatggcttgggaagatggcccaagtgtttgggtctctgtcacccacgtgggagacctggatgaagttcctggctcctggcttcaccctggctcaatcctggctgttgcagccatctggggaatgaatcaggggatgaatggtttctttctttctctctctctctctctctctct is a window encoding:
- the LOC133768859 gene encoding heterogeneous nuclear ribonucleoprotein C isoform X2 yields the protein MASNVTNKTDPRSMNSRVFIGNLNTLVVKKSDVEAIFSKYGKIVGCSVHKGFAFVQYVNERNARAAVAGEDGRMIAGQVLDINLAAEPKVNRGKAGVKRSAAEMYGSSFDLDYDFQRDYYDRMYSYPARVPPPPPIARAVVPSKRQRVSGNTSRRGKSFNSKSGQRGSSSKSGKLKGDDLQAIKKELSQIKQKVDSLLESLEKIEKEQSKQGVEMKNDKSEEEQSSSSQKKDETNVKMESEGGADDSAEEGDLLDDDDNEDRGDDQLELIKDDEKEAEEGEDDRDSANGEDDS
- the LOC133768859 gene encoding heterogeneous nuclear ribonucleoprotein C isoform X1 — encoded protein: MASNVTNKTDPRSMNSRVFIGNLNTLVVKKSDVEAIFSKYGKIVGCSVHKGFAFVQYVNERNARAAVAGEDGRMIAGQVLDINLAAEPKVNRGKAGVKRSAAEMYGSVPEHPSPSPLLSSSFDLDYDFQRDYYDRMYSYPARVPPPPPIARAVVPSKRQRVSGNTSRRGKSFNSKSGQRGSSSKSGKLKGDDLQAIKKELSQIKQKVDSLLESLEKIEKEQSKQGVEMKNDKSEEEQSSSSQKKDETNVKMESEGGADDSAEEGDLLDDDDNEDRGDDQLELIKDDEKEAEEGEDDRDSANGEDDS